One genomic region from Xenopus laevis strain J_2021 chromosome 2L, Xenopus_laevis_v10.1, whole genome shotgun sequence encodes:
- the LOC108707419 gene encoding interferon alpha/beta receptor 2 gives MTGLCLLLLICHLSSSVLAVLRSPENVQIHSVNFQHILTWEDTNNNSLVYYKVQYKTSRLRRWSDVSACVNITKQRCELTDYFTDLNGKYRACVLSFTHNETSNATTSSEFNPISDTDLGPPIVNISAQGRNVTINIHAPKSYFKGTPSMLHDNVYPLMIYVFKRWLNNEKLAEFENVTYKEELTFVESNLPPNTNYCVSIIVSASLNLNGKIIPSALKCVATTADSQPPYVVIVVIVSILILIAIVCVLIGLDRAGYICMGWNFFPKALKSFPTSVSMDGNKEYVCPAQIVSVEILNNTEKEECNDSDEEMCGQGYAARKKFLDSAQNDSISTLQTSAPSSSNESSGQDCSSSAGAEFPRKPLLDLHESCASDLELPQAVTPCPMLINSAGVFNINLNSVSVGNPGDLWTDVKNQAPPIEEQVDIMTLDVPEVPQTPHDLRLVTNISNVGACMGPVSEECSSAESGASDDSDADSGPEEMERPFASDYMSR, from the exons ttctGGCTGTGCTGCGGAGTCCAGAGAATGTCCAGATCCATTCTGTAAATTTTCAGCACATACTGACATGGGAGGACACCAATAATAACTCTCTTGTCTACTACAAGGTGCAATATAAGACTTCCAG GCTCAGACGCTGGTCTGATGTTTCTGCTTGCGTCAATATCACGAAACAGCGCTGTGAATTGACGGATTATTTTACAGACCTGAATGGAAAGTACAGAGCATGCGTTCTCAGTTTTACTCACAACGAGACTTCCAATGCAACAACCTCGTCAGAATTCAATCCAATATCCGATA CTGACCTGGGTCCTCCAATAGTGAATATATCTGCCCAAGGCAGGAATGTGACCATTAATATTCACGCTCCGAAATCCTACTTTAAAGGAACTCCTTCCATGCTGCACGATAACGTCTACCCGTTAATGATTTATGTCTTTAAGCGGTGGCTAAATAATGAG AAGCTTGCAGAATTCGAGAATGTGACCTATAAAGAAGAATTGACATTTGTGGAAAGTAATTTGCCCCCGAACACAAATTACTGCGTATCGATAATTGTGTCGGCTTCTCTTAATTTAAATGGCAAGATTATCCCATCTGCCCTGAAATGTGTAGCCACCACGGCTG ATTCCCAGCCTCCATATGTTGTTATTGTAGTTATCGTTAGCATTCTAATTCTGATTGCAATAGTGTGTGTACTCATTGGACTCGACAGAGCCGGGTACATTTGCATGGGATGGAATTTCTTCCCCAAAGCTTTG aaATCCTTTCCGACGTCGGTGAGTATGGATGGAAATAAGGAATATGTCTGCCCTGCACAGATTGTGTCAGTAGAAATCCTCAATAATACAGAGAAGGAAGAGTGCAATGATAGTGATGAGGAAATGTGTGGGCAAGGTTATGCCGCAAGGAAGAAGTTTCTGGACAGTGCTCAGAATGATTCCATCTCCACTCTACAAACCTCAGCCCCTTCCTCTTCCAATGAATCCAGTGGGCAAGACTGTAGTTCTTCTGCCGGGGCAGAATTTCCAAGGAAACCGCTGCTAGATCTCCATGAGAGCTGTGCTTCTGATTTAGAACTGCCACAGGCTGTTACCCCATGCCCCATGCTGATAAACAGCGCTGGGGTCTTCAACATCAATTTGAACTCTGTGTCTGTTGGAAATCCTGGCGATCTGTGGACAGACGTTAAAAACCAGGCGCCGCCCATAGAAGAACAAGTCGATATAATGACCCTAGATGTGCCGGAAGTTCCTCAGACTCCCCATGATCTCAGACTCGTTACGAATATATCAAATGTGGGTGCTTGCATGGGGCCAGTTTCGGAGGAGTGCAGTTCAGCGGAATCAGGTGCCTCAGATGATAGTGATGCTGATTCTGGGCCAGAGGAGATGGAGAGGCCCTTTGCTTCAGATTATATGAGTCGATGA